Part of the Cellulomonas hominis genome, CCTCGCTCGCGCTGTTCCCGCTCGCCATCGCGGTGCCGCTGGTCGGCAACCTCGGTGGCGACTGGAACGTGGCGCGCTCGAAGCACACGATGTGGCGCCGCGGCACCCGCCTGACCATCGACCCGAGCGGCCGGCCCATCAAGGCGGCCGACGTCACCATCGGCTCGGTGTTCCACGTCATCCCGGACAAGCTGGACGAGGCCGAGCACCCGCTCAACGAGAAGGCCAAGGCCGTCGTCCTGCTGATCCGCATGGACCCGCGCGACATCAAGTCCGAGCAGGGCGAGGGCTGGTCGTACGACGGCATCGTCGCGTTCTCGAAGATCTGCACCCACGTCGGGTGCCCCGTCGCCCTGTACGAGCAGCAGACGCACCACATCCTGTGCCCGTGCCACCAGTCGACCTTCGACGCCGCCGACGGCGCCAAGGTCGTGTTCGGCCCCGCGCACCGCCCGCTGCCCCAGCTGCCGATCACCGTGGACGACGAGGGCTACCTCGTCGCGCAGGACGGCTTCAGCGAACCTATCGGCCCGTCCTTCTGGGAGCGCCTGACATGAGCACCGTCGACTCCCCCACCCGCGCGGCAGGCGCGCCGCCGACGGCCGGCGCCCGCGCCGCCGGGGCGACCGCGGACTACCTGGACCAGCGCACCGGCATCGGCGTCGCGGTCAAGGAGTTCGCCCGCAAGATCTTCCCCGACCACTGGTCGTTCCTGCTCGGCGAGATCGCGCTGTACGCGTTCATCGTGCTGCTCATCTCGGGCACGTTCCTCACGATGTTCTTCGTGCCCTCCATGAACGAGGTGCACTACCACGGCCCCTGGGCCGCGATGGACGGCGTGCAGATGTCCGAGGCGTTCGCCTCGACGCTGCGGCTGTCGTTCGAGGTGCGCGGCGGCCTGCTCATGCGGCAGATCCACCACTGGGCCGCGCTGATCTTCATGGCGGCGATCGTCACGCACATGATGCGCGTGTTCTTCACCGGCGCCTTCCGCAAGCCGCGCGAGCTCAACTGGCTCGTCGGCTTCACGCTGATGATCCTGGGCCTTCTCGCCGGCTTCTCCGGCTACTCGCTCCCCGACGACGTGCTGTCCGGCAACGGCCTGCGCATCGCGGACGGCGTGGCCCGCGCGATCCCGATCCTCGGCTCGTACATCTCGTTCGCGCTGTTCGGCGGCGAGTTCCCGGGCACCGACCTGATCCCGCGCCTGTTCACCGTGCACGTGCTGCTGGTGCCGGCGCTGATCCTCGCGCTCATCGGCCTGCACCTGCTGTTCGTCGTGCTGCACAAGCACACGCAGTACCCGGGCTCGGGCCGGTCGGACAAGAACGTCGTCGGCTACCCGCTGTTCCCGGTGTACGTCGCGAAGGCCGGCGGCTTCTTCTTCATCGTGTTCTCGGTCATCGCGCTGATGGCCGCGACGATGACGATCAACCCGGTCTGGAACTACGGCCCGTTCGACCCGGGCGTCGTGTCCGCGGGCGCGCAGCCCGACTGGTACATGCTGTTCCTCGAGGGCGGCCTGCGCCTGATGCCGGGCTGGGAGTTCGTCATCGGCCAGTACACGGTGTCGATGAACATCCTCATCCCCGGCGTGGTCATCCCCGGCCTGCTGTTCACGACGCTGGCGCTGTGGCCCTTCATCGAGTCGCTGGCCACCGGCGACAAGCGCGAGCACCACGTGCTGGACCGTCCGCGCAACGCGCCGTTCCGCACCGCGTTCGGCGTCTCGTTCCTGACGGCGTTCTTCATCCTCATCCTGGCCGGCTCGAACGACCTGATCGCGACGCACTTCCACCTGTCGATCAACGACATCACGTGGACGTTCCGGGTGCTGCTGTTCGTCGGCCCGGCGATCGCGTTCTGGGTGACCAAGCGCATCTGCCTGGCGCTGCAGCGCAAGGACCGGGAGCTGGTGCTGCACGGCCACGAGACCGGGCGCATCGTCCGGTTCGCGTCCGGCGAGTACATCGAGGTGCACAAGCCCCTCGACGCCCACGAGCGGTGGCTGCGGGTGCAGCACGAGCCGCGGCGGCCGATCGAGATCGAGCCGGCCGAGGACTCGCGCGGCGTGCGCCGCAAGGGCTACCGGTCCGACCGGCTGCGCCAGCGGCTGTCCCGCGTGTTCTACGAGGACCGCGTCGAGCCGGTCACGCCGGCGGAGCTGCTCGCGGCGCAGTCGCACGGCGGGCACGACGCCCTCCCCGCGGCGCACGACGAGCACGAGGCGATCGGGGCCGGCGCGTCCGGGGCCCGGCACCTCGCGGCCGACACCGAGGACACCGAGGGCACCTCGACGCACTGAAACCCGGGCTTGACCTGGGGAATCATCGCGCCCACCCGGTCGTTGGACCGGGTGGGCGCGGTCGTTCCCGACGGGCCGCCGCGATCCCGTCGTGGTACGACAGATGGCAGGTGCACCCGCGGGTGCACCTGCGTTGGACGTCGTCGCGGCAGCCGAAGCCGCGACCCGAGCACGGAGAGGCACTGATGGCCGACTACACCCTTCCGGACCTGCCCTACGACTACGCGGCGCTCGAGCCGCACATCTCCGGCCGCATCATGGAGCTGCACCACGACAAGCACCACGCGACGTACGTGGCCGGCGCGAACACGACGCTGGAGAAGCTCGCCGCGGCCCGGGAGTCCGGCGACCTCGGCGCCGTCGCGGGCCTGGAGAAGACGCTGGCCTTCAACCTCGGCGGCCACGTGAACCACTCGGTGTTCTGGCAGAACCTCTCCCCGGACGGCGGCGACAAGCCGGTCGGCGAGCTGGCCGCGGCGATCGACGAGTTCTTCGGGTCGTTCGACAAGTTCCAGGCGCACTTCACGGCGAACGCCACCACGATCATGGGCTCCGGCTGGTCGATCCTCGCGTGGGACTCGATCGGCGAGAAGCTCGTCATCGTGCAGCTGTACGACCAGCAGGGCAACATCCCGCTCGGCATCGTGCCGATCGTCGTGCTCGACATGTGGGAGCACGCGTTCTACCTCGACTACGTCAACGTCAAGGCGGACTACGTCAAGGCGTGGTGGAACATCGTGAACTGGGCCGACGCCGGCGAGCGCTTCACCCGCGCCCGCACCCAGACCGCGGGGCTGATCGTCCCGTCGCTCTGAACCGCCCGCGCACGGGCCGAGGGCCGGTCACCCCGTCGGGGTGGCCGGCCCTCGGCGCGTGCGCGGTCCCGGTCCGGCAGGCCGTCGCCTGCAGGGCCACGTCGCCAGGACGGGCCGGCAGACGACGCAGGGGCCGGGCACCGTGAC contains:
- a CDS encoding cytochrome b, giving the protein MSTVDSPTRAAGAPPTAGARAAGATADYLDQRTGIGVAVKEFARKIFPDHWSFLLGEIALYAFIVLLISGTFLTMFFVPSMNEVHYHGPWAAMDGVQMSEAFASTLRLSFEVRGGLLMRQIHHWAALIFMAAIVTHMMRVFFTGAFRKPRELNWLVGFTLMILGLLAGFSGYSLPDDVLSGNGLRIADGVARAIPILGSYISFALFGGEFPGTDLIPRLFTVHVLLVPALILALIGLHLLFVVLHKHTQYPGSGRSDKNVVGYPLFPVYVAKAGGFFFIVFSVIALMAATMTINPVWNYGPFDPGVVSAGAQPDWYMLFLEGGLRLMPGWEFVIGQYTVSMNILIPGVVIPGLLFTTLALWPFIESLATGDKREHHVLDRPRNAPFRTAFGVSFLTAFFILILAGSNDLIATHFHLSINDITWTFRVLLFVGPAIAFWVTKRICLALQRKDRELVLHGHETGRIVRFASGEYIEVHKPLDAHERWLRVQHEPRRPIEIEPAEDSRGVRRKGYRSDRLRQRLSRVFYEDRVEPVTPAELLAAQSHGGHDALPAAHDEHEAIGAGASGARHLAADTEDTEGTSTH
- a CDS encoding ubiquinol-cytochrome c reductase iron-sulfur subunit, encoding MSNDNTGTDVTTRADGTLPERFEDPGHPEHHERRGDTDPKANKRAERQVVVLFTVSILGTIGAIVAYALVPPGETVGSMRLSNLLLGLGLFLGLAGIGVAAVHWAKALMNDREQSEERHSVRTSEPNRAAAVEALKAGAKDSAIGRRGVLKGAMVTSLALFPLAIAVPLVGNLGGDWNVARSKHTMWRRGTRLTIDPSGRPIKAADVTIGSVFHVIPDKLDEAEHPLNEKAKAVVLLIRMDPRDIKSEQGEGWSYDGIVAFSKICTHVGCPVALYEQQTHHILCPCHQSTFDAADGAKVVFGPAHRPLPQLPITVDDEGYLVAQDGFSEPIGPSFWERLT
- a CDS encoding superoxide dismutase, whose protein sequence is MADYTLPDLPYDYAALEPHISGRIMELHHDKHHATYVAGANTTLEKLAAARESGDLGAVAGLEKTLAFNLGGHVNHSVFWQNLSPDGGDKPVGELAAAIDEFFGSFDKFQAHFTANATTIMGSGWSILAWDSIGEKLVIVQLYDQQGNIPLGIVPIVVLDMWEHAFYLDYVNVKADYVKAWWNIVNWADAGERFTRARTQTAGLIVPSL